A part of Acropora palmata chromosome 6, jaAcrPala1.3, whole genome shotgun sequence genomic DNA contains:
- the LOC141885038 gene encoding uncharacterized protein LOC141885038: MRVTTLATDVSKPKPTDLKYSSIKDMCKVCKGSHEIRKCPVFLAKSVNWRRRFSKFNALCYRCLSPSHLQRECPEKEGCTVQDCAHPSNHHPLLHLTATTGSPVDKEEENSGQSSSPSTSLPVHNASVTDSDRGLVLLKVVPVRVVSEGGLALSTYGLLDTAAVSSMISSRIVAKLELQRVPERVSLNTVTHKNHDSELSQVKFHISSTSEEGLDLPVNHALEIEDLNVSNHYCPSQVDLSEWSHLRDVELPKHAVDVSEVSVLIGQDVPQAHIIFDYRWGNDPQNEPYATKTPFGWCAAGPINKREDRSKPAALSVFEFAFEENQSVVDLHEQIEKFWACESHGFIDSAESTKSIEDKRALGILGSTTKVTGGRYEVGLLWRSEDPILPNNRSQAEMRLQQLKKRFLRDPTFASQYEAVMNDYIEKGYAVKLSEKEAASTSDHTWYLPHHGVVNPNKSKVRVVYDAAAVWGGTSLNKELLQGPQLNNSLIGVLFRFRREEIAVASDIESMFHRVGCVERDTDALRFLWWSDGLNEPPSDHKMKVHLFGKADSPCIAAWTLQRTATDNAADFGNDVCDIVRKNFYVDDCLFSAPTAEEAIGASLQLMQLLKRGNFRLTKFISNDLKVLKAIPAEERTVKSLDLDKLPLERTLGLHWDTETDTLAVKVSLSHGKANCHTRRDCLSKLSSTFDPLGLICPVLLPAKRLMQRTWQLKLDWDDSLPEGLLEGWTRWKEELLFLNHLSTPRCYFSGGCSSDASFELHHFSDASEYGYGTVCYLRKESGDGTVESAFIMAKSRCAPLQYVSVPRLELQAATIAARVRRLVSSEINLEISASFFWTDSKVTLQYVKNESRRFKTYVANRVCEIRSVSQPSQWRYCPSILNPADDASRGLTVHQLLTSERWFSGPAFLLNPKEEWPNDDIDTLSDSDPEIKNEKPIFVTTGPEKLREILTRYSSWTVLLRRIAWLLKFKEYLRCRKRDDKFELTKHLTAEDLKLSAVAIVKLAQREVFSEEIKHLEKRGNVKRSSKLVKLRPILNNGLMRVGGRIVDAPVSPAARFPMIVPPNHSVTQLLIASYRQKLAHAGQGHILAQLREKFWIPKGRSLVRKAVRSCLKCKKQRAARIKQMMADLPTFRTTAFEPCFTHTGVDLFGPWPQREEE, translated from the coding sequence ATGCGAGTTACCACCTTAGCAACTGATGTTAGCAAACCGAAGCCTACAGACTTGAAATACTCTTCTATCAAAGACATGTGCAAGGTTTGCAAGGGATCACACGAAATACGCAAATGTCCTGTCTTCTTGGCTAAGAGCGTAAATTGGCGTCGACGATTCTCCAAGTTCAATGCACTTTGCTATCGTTGTCTCTCTCCTTCTCATTTACAAAGGGAGTGCCCAGAAAAGGAAGGTTGCACTGTGCAGGACTGTGCTCACCCATCAAATCACCATCCACTACTACACTTAACTGCAACAACTGGGAGCCCAGTTGacaaagaggaagaaaatagTGGTCAGAGTTCATCACCAAGTACCAGCTTACCAGTACATAACGCATCTGTAACTGATTCCGATAGAGGACTTGTTTTACTCAAGGTAGTTCCAGTCCGCGTTGTTTCTGAGGGTGGTTTGGCCCTAAGCACCTATGGGTTGTTAGACACAGCTGCCGTTAGTTCGATGATAAGCTCTCGCATTGTTGCGAAGTTGGAGCTACAAAGAGTCCCTGAAAGAGTCAGTCTGAACACTGTTACTCATAAGAATCACGACTCTGAGCTATCGCAGGTGAAATTCCACATCAGCTCGACAAGTGAAGAAGGCCTTGATTTGCCTGTCAACCATGCTCTTGAAATTGAAGATTTGAACGTCTCCAATCACTACTGCCCTAGTCAAGTAGACTTGTCTGAATGGTCACACTTGAGAGACGTGGAGCTGCCTAAACACGCAGTAGATGTGAGCGAAGTCTCTGTCCTTATTGGTCAAGACGTTCCACAAGCTCATATCATCTTCGACTATCGCTGGGGCAACGATCCGCAGAATGAGCCGTATGCGACCAAGACGCCATTTGGATGGTGCGCTGCCGGCCCAATCAATAAGAGAGAAGACAGATCTAAGCCTGCCGCCCTCTCAGTCTTTGAATTTGCCTTTGAAGAGAACCAGTCAGTTGTTGATCTACACGAACAGATAGAGAAGTTTTGGGCTTGTGAGTCGCACGGATTCATTGACTCTGCTGAGAGTACTAAGAGCATCGAAGATAAAAGAGCATTGGGGATTCTGGGCAGTACAACGAAGGTGACAGGAGGAAGATACGAAGTAGGTCTTTTGTGGCGGAGTGAAGACCCGATACTGCCAAATAACAGGTCACAAGCTGAAATGAGGTTACAACAGTTGAAGAAGCGGTTCCTGCGTGACCCAACATTTGCCAGTCAGTATGAAGCGGTGATGAATGACTACATTGAGAAAGGATATGCGGTCAAGTTGTCTGAGAAAGAAGCAGCCTCTACTTCCGATCACACTTGGTATCTTCCGCACCATGGGGTAGTAAATCCAAACAAATCCAAGGTCAGAGTAGTATACGATGCAGCTGCAGTTTGGGGAGGCACATCACTCAATAAAGAACTCTTGCAAGGACCACAGCTGAACAACTCACTCATTGGCGTTTTGTTCCGGTTTAGGAGAGAAGAAATTGCTGTTGCATCTGACATTGAAAGTATGTTTCACAGGGTTGGTTGTGTGGAAAGAGACACAGATGCTTTGCGCTTTCTGTGGTGGAGTGATGGGCTGAACGAACCTCCAAGTGACCATAAAATGAAGGTCCATTTATTCGGAAAGGCAGACTCGCCCTGCATTGCTGCTTGGACCCTGCAAAGAACAGCCACAGATAATGCCGCTGACTTTGGAAATGACGTTTGTGATATTGTTCGAAAGAATTTCTACGTTGATGACTGCCTTTTCTCAGCTCCTACCGCCGAAGAAGCTATTGGAGCATCACTACAACTTATGCAGTTGCTTAAAAGAGGAAATTTCCGACTGACCAAGTTCATTTCCAACGACTTGAAGGTCTTGAAAGCTATACCAGCTGAGGAGAGAACAGTCAAGAGTCTTGACCTGGACAAGCTACCCCTTGAACGGACATTGGGTCTACATTGGGACACTGAAACAGACACACTAGCTGTAAAGGTATCGCTCTCCCATGGCAAAGCCAATTGCCACACCAGACGAGATTGCCTATCTAAGCTGAGCTCTACATTTGATCCGCTTGGCTTAATTTGTCCTGTTCTACTTCCCGCTAAGAGACTGATGCAAAGGACCTGGCAACTGAAGCTTGATTGGGATGATTCACTACCAGAAGGCTTGCTGGAGGGCTGGACAAGGTGGAAAGAAGAACTGTTGTTCCTTAACCATTTAAGTACTCCTCGATGCTATTTTAGTGGAGGCTGTTCCAGTGATGCATCTTTCGAGCTTCACCACTTCAGTGATGCCTCTGAATATGGTTATGGAACAGTGTGCTATTTGAGAAAGGAGTCTGGTGACGGAACTGTTGAATCCGCTTTTATCATGGCCAAGAGTCGCTGTGCTCCCCTACAGTATGTTTCCGTACCAAGATTGGAATTGCAAGCTGCTACGATCGCAGCACGGGTTCGTCGCCTGGTCTCAAGCGAGATTAATTTGGAGATATCTGCCTCCTTTTTCTGGACAGACTCAAAGGTCACATTGCAGTATGTAAAGAATGAGTCCCGAAGGTTTAAGACCTACGTAGCCAATAGAGTCTGTGAAATTCGAAGTGTATCGCAACCCAGTCAATGGAGATACTGTCCAAGTATCCTTAATCCTGCTGATGATGCCTCGCGTGGCTTAACAGTGCATCAGTTGTTGACTTCTGAAAGGTGGTTCAGTGGTCCAGCATTTCTCTTGAACCCTAAAGAAGAATGGCCAAACGATGATATTGATACCTTATCAGACAGCGACCCAGAAATAAAGAATGAGAAACCTATATTTGTGACGACTGGACCAGAGAAGTTACGAGAGATACTCACAAGATACTCATCATGGACAGTTCTTCTGAGGAGGATTGCCTGGTTGTTAAAATTTAAGGAATACCTTAGGTGTCGCAAGAGAGATGACAAGTTTGAACTCACCAAGCACCTCACAGCAGAAGATTTGAAGCTTTCAGCCGTTGCCATTGTGAAATTAGCCCAGAGAGAAGTGTTTTCAGAAGAGATAAAGCATTTGGAGAAAAGAGGAAATGTGAAACGCTCAAGCAAGCTAGTGAAATTGCGACCGATACTTAATAATGGCTTGATGAGAGTGGGTGGACGCATTGTTGACGCTCCGGTCTCACCTGCTGCAAGGTTCCCAATGATTGTTCCACCTAATCACTCGGTTACCCAGCTTCTGATTGCATCATACCGTCAGAAACTAGCCCATGCAGGTCAAGGTCATATTCTGGCTCAACTGAGAGAGAAGTTTTGGATTCCAAAGGGGAGGTCTTTAGTTCGTAAGGCCGTGCGATCGTGTCTAAAGTGCAAGAAGCAAAGGGCAGCCAGGATAAAACAGATGATGGCGGACTTACCAACATTCCGCACGACAGCCTTTGAACCCTGCTTCACACACACTGGTGTCGACCTCTTTGGCCCTTGGCCGCAAAGAGAGGAAGAGTAG